From Nicotiana tabacum cultivar K326 chromosome 22, ASM71507v2, whole genome shotgun sequence, one genomic window encodes:
- the LOC107783822 gene encoding chaperone protein dnaJ C76, chloroplastic, translating into MEVSVIPVHRASSLRHVRFQNQFPHNKPKSLSFRRQKFSGMSCCMREAEVSQGRKKNYYDLLGIPIHSSPQKIKEAYRKLQKIYHPDIAGPKGHDYTLVLNEAYKVLMREDLRREYDVSIGQIRVGSGKGSSLQGYSSWKGPLRPQALFVDENTCIGCAECVHHARNTFVMDEALARARVRVQYGDDDSQIQVSIESCPVNCIHWVDTEELRVLEHLSRPQQKDGHGIYGQGWESPINAFKAAKSFHNQLKKQAKDSIKNARSTEEETPAQAEARINASMKLKMENISRIWSWLKELVG; encoded by the exons ATGGAAGTTTCAGTAATTCCAGTACATAGAGCTTCTTCACTAAGGCATGTGagatttcaaaaccaattccCCCACAATAAGCCCAAATCCTTAAGTTTCCGGAGACAGAAATTCAGTGGAATGAGTTGCTGTATGAGAGAAGCAGAGGTAAGTCAAGGAAGAAAGAAGAATTACTATGACTTGCTAGGAATACCTATCCATTCGAGTCCTCAAAAGATCAAAGAAGCTTATAGGAAACTCCAAAAGATTTATCATCCAGATATTGCAGGCCCAAAG GGTCATGATTACACCTTAGTACTGAATGAAGCATACAAGGTTTTGATGAGAGAGGATCTTAGAAGAGAGTATGATGTTTCAATTGGCCAAATTAGAGTTGGAAGTGGGAAAGGTTCCTCTCTTCAGGGCTACAGTTCATGGAAAGGCCCTTTGAGACCTCAAGCTTTATTTGTTGACGAGAATACTTGTATAG GGTGCGCGGAGTGCGTGCACCATGCAAGAAACACCTTTGTAATGGATGAAGCTCTTGCGAGAGCTCGTGTCAGGGTCCAATATGGTGATGATGACTCACAGATACAG GTCTCCATTGAATCATGTCCTGTAAATTGTATCCATTGGGTGGACACTGAAGAATTAAGAGTACTCGAACACCTCAGTCGTCCTCAACAAAAAGATGGGCATGGAATTTATGGACAAGGTTGGGAATCACCAATAAATGCTTTCAAGGCAGCTAAGTCCTTCCACAATCAGTTAAAGAAGCAAGCCAAAGACAGTATAAAAAATG CAAGATCAACTGAGGAAGAAACTCCCGCTCAAGCAGAAGCTCGAATTAATGCAAGTATGAAATTAAAGATGGAAAATATTTCAAGAATTTGGAGCTGGCTGAAGGAACTAGTTGGATAG